AACCTGGCCACGGTGTGGACGTCCTTGTCGATCTCGTAGAAGTCGTAGTTGCCGGCCCGGAAGATGTCCAGGAACGGGGTCCCGAAGAGCGGTGAGGCCTGGAGCGGCAGCTTGTCGATGACCGCCTCGACCTCTTCGTCGGCGCAGTCGACGTAGAGGGTCGCCGTCGTCCCGTAGAGGAGCGAGGTGTTGACCCGGTCCATCGCCCGCAGCTCGTCGCGGATCACCGGCGGCAATGGCGCGGTGCCGACCCCGCAGACGACCTTGGCCGGGTCGAAGCCCTTGACCTTGATCCGCCACATCGACGGCTCGACGCTCCTGGCGACGACCTGCATGGCCCCAGCCACGCTGCCGGTGGCGGCGACGAGGAGGTAGAGGTTCTCGGGATCAACCCCGCAGGCTGCGGCGCTCTCGTCGGCGATCTTCTCGTCCGGCAGCTGGCTGCCCTGGATGGCCAGGACGGCCTCGTGGTTATCGTCCTTGTAGGCCACCGCCTTGGCGAAGATGTCCCGTAGAGCCATGGCCCTCGCCGGACCGGACCCCAGCGGGGCCAGGTTGTCGTACTTCAGGCCGGGAAAACGCCAGCCCGAGAACTGCGAGGAAAGGCAGGTG
The sequence above is a segment of the Bacillota bacterium genome. Coding sequences within it:
- the mch gene encoding methenyltetrahydromethanopterin cyclohydrolase codes for the protein MLFSVNQEAARIVKDIIAQSAKLNVDVFKLKNGTTVVDMGVRARGGLMAGIRFIEATIAGIGQVSMGTFPLEGIELPTVQVLIDHPAVTCLSSQFSGWRFPGLKYDNLAPLGSGPARAMALRDIFAKAVAYKDDNHEAVLAIQGSQLPDEKIADESAAACGVDPENLYLLVAATGSVAGAMQVVARSVEPSMWRIKVKGFDPAKVVCGVGTAPLPPVIRDELRAMDRVNTSLLYGTTATLYVDCADEEVEAVIDKLPLQASPLFGTPFLDIFRAGNYDFYEIDKDVHTVARFVMNNIATGRTFSAGMIRPDLLAKSFFS